The window TACCAGAGAATGATGTATTGGATGCCTAAGTTCAAGAATATCAACCCTTGGCCAATCCCAAAGTTGCTACCAAAGGACCCAACTGAACTAGCAAAGATTGCCTTGAAAAGGATGGCAGTTGATATGGAAAATCAACTTGCTACATTTTGGGTATGTTGTCCATGTAGTTTTCATCCTTCGTTGCAGGGTCTTGTCACACACTCCAAAGATAAAAATGGCTTTAGACAGTATTGCTGACACTGACAAGCAACTGAGGCTGATAAAGTTTTTGAATTCGACTGCATATCTGATCTCTGTGGTTTGAAATCTGCTGATTAAGACATAAGAAGTCAAAATAGGAAAAGGCAGAATGTCTTCAACCAGAGATTACTCTTACTGTAGTCTTTATCACTGTGGCAGCTTTTATAGGTATTTGCTTTTCTCTCTGTTTCAGTCTGAAACTCTTCTTGAAGCATTTGATAAGACATGGATAGTAAGTGCTCAGAGTCCAACACAGAGGGGTCTTCTAGCCAAACATAACTCAGAGAATCCAATCTATGTTGAAGGTGGTTATCATGTATGGACAAGGTACAAGAGTCTGACCTACTTCTGTCTGAGGGCGGATCCTGAACCTGACCGACTGGCAGAAGCAAAACAGTTTGTAAAGGAGGAAAGAGAAAAAGATAGTGGTGAGTATTCTTTGGTCGAATTTTAAGAAATGTGCTAATTTCTGTAAAGCTTAAAGTTAACGTTGGTTTTGAAAAGTGAAGAGAGTGGTCTCACTTTCACAGGGCTTCAGCTAGTCCAAGGGCCTTATGATTGAGGAGTTCCTTGGTGTAAGTAATGCAAGAACACATGATTTAGTCGAAACAAGGCATTGTCTCAATAGTTGTGACATTGGCAAAGGATTGGCTACTGCTGTAGTGTGGCCAGATTGTGACTTGAACTTGCCATTGAGATTACTAATCTTTGTAAACTATTCTTTGGCCTGTATCGGAGTCAAAAATCTTTTTGTAGACATCCTGTACATCCTTTTCTACTTCTACCATTTCAGGCTTTTTTGATGCAGACAAATGGAAGATGTTTTTCGAGGATGAAGAGCTACCTAACCTAGTGATGAAAGCGCCCACCGCTCACGAACAGGAGGATGGTACATATCTGGCTATGTGTATAACCGGCACTGCTAGTAAAGACTCACTTCAGTCCTGGATAAAATTTCTTCAGGCTACGAACCCTAACCTTATTGATACACCTGTGGTGTTTAAAATGCAGACTCCTGAATCGGGCATCCGGCCAGTTGAAGAGGACAGCAAGGCTGACACTTCAGTTCAAATGCCTGGGCAAAACGTTTGATTATTCGTTACGTGGTATATGGACAGCCCAGTGAAAATGGGTTCAATGATCATGAACcatttgtgaagccattgtttgcCAGTGTTTCTGTATGAAGTGCAGCTCTGTGTGAACAAGGCCTGAGGGTTTTGTTGGGAATGTTGTCTTTAATTAATGAAAATGTAAATATAATGAATaaacaacaatgaaaataacatacatgtaggcgtTCTTTTTGTTTTGACAGTTTGTTGAAAGTTCTAAGATGTGTTCATCTATTGTACATAAGTAGAAAAGAAAGATTACATGATGATTGTCTTTGGTATCAATCTAGTAGTGGAGGTGATTTGGATGCAATGGTATCTACGTATTGGGCATCTCTGCTGGCAGTGGTGTCCCGCATGTGTTCTCAATCTTAATTCATCCCTCCATGATGAAGGAAATGTGAAGGCCTCGATGGGGGTAATCTTTAACATCTCAACACACCAATTTTCGAAGATGTCCTTCAAGATAGAAGTGGCTGATTGTGACTTGATTTTGATTGTGTGTCTTCTTGAAAGACAGGCTTTGAGTTCAAAAGACCTCCGACAAAGGCCATCTTACTCCTTTTTACATACCCACAAAAGATTTGTTGGGACAACTTCTATACATGTAGCTGGCATATGAGATGAGTGAAATCTTCAACAGCAGGTCTCCTTGTCAATGATGATTCCCAATCGGTCTCTTACAAAAGAGCAAAGATCCCAATACAATCTCCAGGAGTTTAAAACACAGGGCGTTGTTGGATCACAATACAACAATCATCATATTGGGCGTTGTTGGATCCCGATGCAACAACCATCATATTGGGCGTTGTTGGATCCCAATACAACAATCATCATATTGGGCGTTGTTGGATCCCAATACAACAATCATCATATTGGGCGTTGTTGGATCCCGATGCAACAACCATCATATTGGGCGTTGTTGGATCCCAATACAACAATCATCATATTGGGCGTTGTTGGATCCCAATACAACAATCATCATATTGGGCGTTGTTGGATCCCAATACAACAATCATCATATTGGGCGTTGTTGGATCCCAATACAACAATCATCATATTGGGCGTTGTTGGATCCCGATGCAACAAC is drawn from Lineus longissimus chromosome 1, tnLinLong1.2, whole genome shotgun sequence and contains these coding sequences:
- the LOC135497742 gene encoding evolutionarily conserved signaling intermediate in Toll pathway, mitochondrial-like, with product MARIARVTRLLLVSKIVSPTCAVTRHAAPSANFQTSVWGRPSLKDRLREKEKDQKTLQIKQDTFFDEQNNKLLEQNNKKDKKMFEQAIAVYLKRERARRRGHVEFIYAAMKRMKEFGVERDIQTYKKLMDVFPKAKMVAQNSIQVEFMHYPRQQQCCIDMLQQMEDYGVVPDDEMGYQVYYTFGKDTHAMRKYQRMMYWMPKFKNINPWPIPKLLPKDPTELAKIALKRMAVDMENQLATFWSETLLEAFDKTWIVSAQSPTQRGLLAKHNSENPIYVEGGYHVWTRYKSLTYFCLRADPEPDRLAEAKQFVKEEREKDSGFFDADKWKMFFEDEELPNLVMKAPTAHEQEDGTYLAMCITGTASKDSLQSWIKFLQATNPNLIDTPVVFKMQTPESGIRPVEEDSKADTSVQMPGQNV